AAACCTCAAATGTGTTCTTGCTAAATAAGCAAGGTACAAAGTTGAAAGGGCTTGAGCCAAAGAAAAACTTACTGGTATCACCCTAACATCACGCCACAAATAAAGGCCTAACCCAATAAAAAGAAAACTGAAAAAGGAAAATATAAACTCTCCCAAAAAATAAGAAGTAAAAAGCCTCTGACTTCTAAGTACAGCACCAAAGTGATGAAAAAAGAAAGAACAAAATAAATAAGGAAGTAAAAGGAGGAAAGAGCTTTTAGTGTACTCAAGTGCATACTCTTTAAAACCAAAAGGAACTTTAAGAAGAAGAGGCAAGGTAAAAAAGGCTAAAGCCGTAAGACTTATGGCGAGAACACCTGTAAAGGTAAGTAAAAGCCCTGCAAGGCTTTCAAACTCTTTCATGTCCTTTAGCCTTGCTTGTACAAGGTTGGGAACACCGATTGAGTCAAACACATCAACGAAGATCAAAAAAACACCAAGTAAAGATAAGGCCATAAAGAAACCATCGGTTTGATAAGAAAACCCGAGAAAAATCGCTATGGCTAAGTTTTTTAAATAACCAAAACCTCTTGCAAGTATATTGATAAAAGAACTTCTTAAAACTGCATCAAAAACTCTCTCAGGTTTAAAAAAATCAAAAAGAGTTTTCCAGAAAAGAAGTTTCATGTTTTGTTTTTAACCTTACCCATAGATTTAATTAAGCACCGTTATAACTATACCAACACTAATCCTCAGTTTCAAGAGATTATCTTTAAATTGTGAACTCAAAGAGTTAAAGATTTAATAAATCACAAGATTAAGATACAATTAAATATCCGACTACACTATTTTCTTTTTACCAAATAACTTGATAAAACAACCTTCGTTCAAAAACGAGGACAACCGAGGTAACCAGTATTATTTAATTTCCAGGGCATCAAAGAAATTAAATATTTCTATAAAGAGTAAACAACCCTCTTAACCATGTT
Above is a genomic segment from Thermodesulfobacterium commune DSM 2178 containing:
- a CDS encoding lipid II flippase MurJ, giving the protein MKLLFWKTLFDFFKPERVFDAVLRSSFINILARGFGYLKNLAIAIFLGFSYQTDGFFMALSLLGVFLIFVDVFDSIGVPNLVQARLKDMKEFESLAGLLLTFTGVLAISLTALAFFTLPLLLKVPFGFKEYALEYTKSSFLLLLPYLFCSFFFHHFGAVLRSQRLFTSYFLGEFIFSFFSFLFIGLGLYLWRDVRVIPVSFSLAQALSTLYLAYLARTHLRFRFFYDGRVLVMFKQFLMLLALYGVFHLFVLADRAFASVVGEKGVSALTYGSMLAFVPRGIIKFEHIAITSLSEVGGAWEKLMFYTKKLILLGSAFALFFFIFSDMLVILFFRHGAFTQTDASLTAMATRFYALSLPFVILWPVFFRTFQIKNEFSQVFFVALAGILVNIVLKYYFVMVLKLGIIGICLGTFFAHIVLCGLSFWFLRKLAN